One genomic region from Tigriopus californicus strain San Diego chromosome 4, Tcal_SD_v2.1, whole genome shotgun sequence encodes:
- the LOC131878698 gene encoding BRCA2-interacting transcriptional repressor EMSY-like, translating into MWPKILDLDAASCQGIRRKLELEAYSGVVSALRVQGELTKERRKILADLSNVLNITPERHKTEVRRAINDELLGTVTKRLTGSLCETEWAREGRRIIPLLRRALPLTAFTSAADSAQVEAENHNQSLKPPLKTKTAKRKTATGNRGLMAPPPPLLKDIIQNGEVNPPSFATPIRPKGKDHEGDVIMLPSGMAVRFKEEPLVAHPDPNNATPSKVRRKRKGPSIPEDEARGSYEVYPVGQFYSQRPPMGLLPGLSSSSTSSPLMYGPKGRKRPKMPPPGTLQPPLPPPPNQQPHHPMGAPSPGMHFMDSHHGYARQFLPQIPSPLSELGAKMAAKYSSYLNPSPKVGPSNNIPPVLPKTPLPPQKEGKTAKGASSTRGKGRGRKQQANIRPSAPTPTPIPPAPSSSSSSFPTSVSSSSTVTTPNSPALTEEAIANSIQRSFNEASGLTPPSSTPTSLVALSSMSPAKIMTSIATLSTLPGNKPRPLTSLSPSMQLKEGVLAPGMKVIPAGARILPKAPVGVTVSTSLAAASGATSLGSAGLPVYMMTSSSTPGQSNVVRMSRAGISPIVNSSQSPNSTTRVVTLNPGAFKTGATVPLSATGVVRPSGNAIIKAAFSSNAIGGTPSRYITTSGARPSLIVLQRGSSGLGGTKGILAGQRIIQTSPGGKPMMIVTKALTPMMTTVTTASATPTSGVAVTATHLATSLQTSDKESKEPPNKPSNSVTSPASSMVETSSQAGNVIVYDMSKESSIKSHVLSDILQATGIVTEESSKAKEGSEQLAPINLATSSKGDDRSYEEPATPNPVSSAEASNQTPRTQVLLTREGLKTFEQGSSSSQFASQVRKANAQRLPPLVAGSIQLSTEDTSPKKSSEVEGNCLPLTPNKTNEPPSTSKTEAPKLKLDLNSVIEEELRTEDSPSTN; encoded by the exons ATGTGGCCCAAGATCCTGGATTTAGATGCGGCCTCGTGCCAAGGCATTCGACGTAAACTCG AATTGGAGGCCTATTCAGGTGTGGTGAGCGCCTTGCGAGTTCAGGGCGAATTGACGAAGGAACGACGTAAGATTCTCGCGGATCTGTCCAATGTTCTGAACATCACTCCCGAGCGACACAAAACCGAGGTCCGTCGAGCCATTAACGATGAACTACTCGGCACCGTGACCAAAAG GCTGACAGGGTCGCTGTGTGAAACAGAATGGGCTCGGGAAGGCCGCCGAATCATCCCGTTGCTCCGCCGGGCTTTGCCTTTGACGGCCTTTACTTCTGCCGCGGATTCGGCGCAAGTCGAGGCTGAGAATCACAACCAAAGCCTGAAACCGCCTCTGAAGACAAAAACGGCTAAGCGGAAGACGGCTACGGGGAATCGAGGCCTCATGGCCCCACCACCGCCCTTATTGAAGGATATCATTCAGAACGGCGAGGTCAACCCGCCCTCGTTCGCCACACCCATACGCCCTAAAGGCAAAGACCATGAAGGCGATGTCATTATGCTACCATCGGGGATGGCGGTACGCTTCAAGGAGGAACCCCTCGTGGCACACCCCGATCCGAACAATGCTACTCCCAGCAAGGTTAGACGAAAACGGAAAGGACCATCGATACCGGAAGATGAAG CACGAGGCTCATATGAAGTATATCCGGTGGGTCAGTTCTACTCTCAAAGGCCTCCCATGGGTCTGCTACCCGgtctaagttcaagttcaacgagTTCACCCCTAATGTACGGACCTAAAGGTCGGAAACGACCCAAAATGCCGCCTCCAGGGACGCTTCAGCCGCCCCTGCCCCCACCGCCCAATCAGCAGCCACATCATCCCATGGGTGCACCCTCGCCGGGGATGCATTTTATGGATAGCCATCACGGCTATGCTCGTCAATTCTTACCCCAAATACCCAGCCCCCTTAGTGAGCTGGGAGCCAAAATGGCTGCCAAATACTCTTCTTATCTCAACCCCTCGCcgaag GTGGGCCCAAGTAATAATATCCCACCAGTTTTGCCCAAGACTCCGCTGCCTCCCCAAAAAGAAGGCAAAACAGCCAAAGGCGCCTCCAGTACAAGAGGGAAAGGCCGCGGTCGGAAACAGCAAGCTAATATCCGACCCAGTGCTCCAACCCCCACGCCCATTCCTCCtgccccctcctcctcctcctcctcttttccCACCTCTGTATCCTCGTCTTCAACAGTCACCACACCCAACAGCCCGGCTCTAACCGAGGAAGCTATTGCCAACTCGATCCAAAGGTCCTTCAACGAGGCATCAGGATTGACCCCACCCTCCTCGACCCCCACCAGCTTAGTCGCATTGTCGAGTATGTCACCGGCTAAAATCATGACCTCTATTGCCACTCTGAGCACTCTCCCGGGGAACAAACCCCGTCCGCTCACCTCCTTATCGCCCTCAATGCAGCTCAAAGAGGGCGTGTTGGCTCCAGGGATGAAGGTGATTCCTGCGGGAGCTCGGATCTTGCCCAAGGCTCCCGTGGGAGTGACTGTCTCGACTAGTTTAGCCGCTGCGTCGGGAGCCACTTCTCTCGGTTCTGCAGGTCTACCCGTATACATGATGACCTCCTCCTCGACCCCAGGTCAAAGTAATGTAGTGCGAATGAGTCGGGCGGGCATTTCTCCCATTGTGAACAGCTCTCAATCCCCGAACTCTACCACCAGAGTCGTCACATTGAATCCGGGCGCATTTAAAACGGGTGCAACCGTGCCCTTGTCTGCTACCGGGGTGGTTCGGCCCTCTGGGAATGCCATAATCAAAGCTGCATTTAGCTCGAATGCCATTGGTGGGACACCGTCGAGGTATATCACTACATCGGGAGCGAGACCTTCGCTGATTGTGTTGCAACGAGGGTCCTCCGGGTTAGGAGGAACTAAAGGAATCTTGGCAGGTCAGAGGATCATCCAAACCTCCCCCGGGGGAAAGCCCATGATGATTGTGACTAAAGCTTTGACGCCCATGATGACTACGGTCACTACGGCGAGTGCAACTCCCACATCTGGAGTGGCTGTGACCGCCACCCATCTTGCGACATCATTGCAAACGTCTGACAAAGAGTCTAAAGAACCGCCTAACAAACCATCCAACAGCGTTACCTCACCAGCGTCTTCAATGGTGGAGACATCTTCTCAA GCTGGAAATGTGATCGTCTACGACATGAGTAAGGAGTCCAGCATTAAGAGTCACGTGCTCTCGGACATCTTGCAAGCGACTGGGATCGTGACTGAAGAGAGTTCGAAAGCGAAAGAGGGCTCAGAACAATTGGCCCCGATCAATTTGGCCACCTCGTCTAAAGGAGACGACCGCTCTTATGAAGAGCCAGCCACGCCCAACCCAGTCTCCAGTGCAGAAGCCTCGAATCAAACCCCTCGAACCCAAGTATTACTGACCAGAGAGGGGCTGAAAA CTTTTGAACAAGGTTCCAGTTCGTCTCAATTTGCCAGCCAAGTGCGGAAAGCCAATGCTCAACGGTTACCCCCTTTGGTGGCTGGATCAATTCAACTGAGTACAGAAGACACGA GTcctaaaaagagttcagaaGTGGAGGGAAATTGTTTGCCGCTAACCCCAAACAAGACAAATGAACCGCCCTCTACCTCCAAAACTGAGGCGCCTAAACTGAAATTGG atCTGAATTCCGTGATAGAAGAGGAACTTCGAACTGAGGATTCTCCCAGCACAAACTAG